Proteins encoded by one window of Arachis hypogaea cultivar Tifrunner chromosome 1, arahy.Tifrunner.gnm2.J5K5, whole genome shotgun sequence:
- the LOC112700502 gene encoding uncharacterized protein isoform X2, whose product MPKPSSELVLVQVQKGCAVLCVHQNPMALEAFADGNSDKVHTDVLTKAREDCYKARDAFYACLEKECDKKPTEIASVGLLYPVECKQSRDQFVKQCRSSWVKHFDRQYCQNKRVQRLLDDNASRRGV is encoded by the exons ATGCCTAAGCCGAGTAGTGAGCTCGTTCTCGTTCAGGTGCAGAAGGGTTGTGCTGTGCTGTGCGTTCATCAAAATCCGATGGCTCTAGAAGCTTTCGCAGACGGAAACTCTGACAAAGTCCACACCGACGTTCTCACAAAAGCTAGGGAAGATTGTTACAAg GCACGTGATGCATTCTACGCGTGCCTGGAGAAGGAGTGTGATAAGAAGCCGACGGAGATTGCATCGGTGGGTTTGCTCTACCCGGTGGAATGCAAGCAATCAAGGGATCAATTTGTTAAACAATGCCGTTCTTCTTGG GTGAAACACTTTGACAGGCAGTACTGCCAGAACAAGAGGGTTCAGAGGCTTCTCGATGACAATGCCTCAAGAAGAG GGGTATAA
- the LOC112700502 gene encoding uncharacterized protein isoform X1, with the protein MPKPSSELVLVQVQKGCAVLCVHQNPMALEAFADGNSDKVHTDVLTKAREDCYKARDAFYACLEKECDKKPTEIASVGLLYPVECKQSRDQFVKQCRSSWVKHFDRQYCQNKRVQRLLDDNASRRGPLSLPQPYTFKPSP; encoded by the exons ATGCCTAAGCCGAGTAGTGAGCTCGTTCTCGTTCAGGTGCAGAAGGGTTGTGCTGTGCTGTGCGTTCATCAAAATCCGATGGCTCTAGAAGCTTTCGCAGACGGAAACTCTGACAAAGTCCACACCGACGTTCTCACAAAAGCTAGGGAAGATTGTTACAAg GCACGTGATGCATTCTACGCGTGCCTGGAGAAGGAGTGTGATAAGAAGCCGACGGAGATTGCATCGGTGGGTTTGCTCTACCCGGTGGAATGCAAGCAATCAAGGGATCAATTTGTTAAACAATGCCGTTCTTCTTGG GTGAAACACTTTGACAGGCAGTACTGCCAGAACAAGAGGGTTCAGAGGCTTCTCGATGACAATGCCTCAAGAAGAGGTCCGTTGTCTCTCCCACAGCCTTACACTTTCAAGCCCTCTCCTTAA